The genomic segment AGATTCACAAGGACTTTGTTTTATTGGGAAAGTTCGATTACCTGAATTTTTGCAGCAAAAATTACAGCCAAAAGAAGGTAAAATTGTTCAGATCGACAAAAACGATCCAATTTATACTATTGAAAAAGAAGCTGAATCTTTAGAAGATGAACTAAAAATTGAAGCTCAAAAATTGAATTATCGTCCAGAAATGGGAAAATTTATGGGTAACCATCAAGGTGCGCATTATTTTACAGTTGGGCAGAGAAAAGGATTAAACGTTGGTGGAACTACAGATCCGTTATTTGTTATAGCTACTGATGTTGAAACCAATACAATTTATACAGGTTTAACAAGCAATCATCCGGGATTATTTAAAAAAGCATTATTTGTAGGAGAATCTGAAGTACACTGGATTCGCGAAGATATGGCTTTAAAACCGGGCGAAAAAATGAATGTAATGGCGAGAATTCGTTATCGTCAGCCGTTGCAAAAAGCAACTCTGCATCAATTTGAAGACGGAATGTATGTTTCTTTTGAAGAGCCTCAGTCAGCCATTACTGAAGGACAGTTTGTTGCCTGGTATTTAGAAAATGAATTAGTTGGTTCGGGAGTAATTTCTTAGCTTTATACTTTTTTAATGAGGTTTTCCTTTTAAAAGAGTATCTATGAAATATAATTTTACTTTTCTTTTAGTATTGTTTTCTACTGTTTTGTTTGCTCAGGAAGATGCCTGGGTATATTTTACAGGAAAACCAAATGCTCAGGATTTTTTTAATAATCCATCGCAAACCCTTTCGCAGAGATCATTAGACCGCCGTACTGCGCAAAATATTGCTTTAAACCTTACAGATGCTCCGCTAGAAACTACTTATGTAGATCAGGTAAAAACGAGTACAGGAATAACCGTATTGGCGCAGTCAAAATGGTTAAATGCGCTGCATATCAGAGGAACTCAAAATGACATTAATGCCTTAAAATTACTATCGTTTGTTGATAAAGTTGTTTTTGCAAATAAAACCCTGAACGGAACTTCAAAAAAGGCTTCGGTAAATAAAATTTCAGAAGTAAAGAAAAAACTCGAAACAGCTGTTGATTATGCTTATGGAACTTCTGCAAATCAAATACAAATGCTCAACGGGCAAACCTTGCATCAGCAGAATTTTACAGGATTTGGCAAAATAATTGCCGTTTTAGATGCCGGCTTTCCGGGTGTAAATACAGCAGAACCTTTTCAAAGACTGCGAGATAATAATCAGATTTTAGGAGGTTATGATTATGTCAGCAGAAGTACGAATTTTTACGCTGGAGATGATCATGGAACCTTGGTTTTATCAACAATGGGAGGCTATAAAGAAAATTCTTTGGTAGGAACAGCTCCAGATGCTTCATATTATTTATTTATAACAGAAAATGATGCCTCAGAAAATCCTGTAGAAGAATCGTATTGGGTAGAAGCTGCAGAACAGGCTGACGCAGTTGGAGCAGATATAATTACGACTTCTTTAGGCTATTTTGCTTTTGATAATGCCAATTACAGTCATACCTACAGCAATATGAATGGTACAACAAATTTTATTACCAGAGGTGCAGAAATGGCTTTTAGTAAAGGGATATTTGTTGTGGCATCTGCCGGAAATGAAGGAAACCAAACCGAAAACCATATTGGTTCACCTGCTGATGGCGTTTCGGTGCTTACAGTTGGTTCTGTAAATGCTTTAAAAGTAAAAGCATCTTCAAGTTCTATTGGACCAAGTTTTGATAACCGCACCAAACCAGATGTTATGGCACAAGGTGTTGCGGCGGTTGTTTCAAACACTTCTGGTGTAATTACTACGGCCAACGGAACTTCTTTTGCATGCCCGATAATGGCAGGGATGGTGGCTTGTTTATGGCAGGCATTTCCATCAAAAACAAATCAGGAAATTAGAAATATGATTATTCAGTCGGCTGACAGATATACAACTCCGGATAATAATTATGGTTTCGGAATTCCTAATTTTGGCTCGACATTAAGTGTAGATGTTTTTCAGCCTGTATCTAATTTTTCAGTGTTTCCAAACCCTGCAAAATCAACAATTTCTTTTTCATTTGAAACAGAAACAGCCTCAATTTCGATTTATACATTGCTTGGGCAAAAAGTAATTGAGAAACAAATAACAAGTCAAAATCCGGTTCTTTCAGTAGAAAACTTAACCAGCGGACTTTATTTTTATACTTTTAAATCGGAAGGTTTACAGAAGACAGGAAAAATAATAAAACAATAACCGTTTTTAATGAACAGAATTACAACGCTTTTTAATATAAAATATCCCATTATTCAGGGAGGAATGATCTGGAATAGTGGTTATAAATTAGCATCTGCAGTGAGTAATGCAGGAGGTTTAGGTTTAATTGGTGCAGGATCGATGTATCCGGATGTCTTAAGAGAGCATATTCAGAAATGTAAAAAAGCGACTGATAAACCGTTTGGAGTAAACATTCCGATGTTATATCCCAATATTGAAGAAATCATGAATATTGTGGTTGAAGAAGGCGTAAAAATCGTTTTTACTTCGGCAGGAAATCCTAAAACCTGGACTTCTTTTTTAAAAGAAAAAGGAATTACAGTTGTGCATGTAGTAAGCAGCAGTGTTTTTGCATTAAAAGCGCAGGAAGCCGGGGTAGACGCTATTGTGGCTGAAGGTTTTGAAGCCGGCGGACACAACGGACGTGACGAGACTACGACTTTAACCTTGATTCCGATGGTTAAGGAAAAAGTTCACATTCCGCTTATTGCCGCTGGCGGAATTGCTACCGGAAGAGGAATGCTTGCTGCAATGATTTTAGGTGCCGATGGCGTTCAGGTTGGAAGCCGTTTTGCGGCATCAGTAGAATCTTCTGCCCACAATAATTTTAAAGAAACGATAGTTAATATAAAAGAAGGGGATACTCAATTGACTTTAAAAGAATTAGCTCCCGTGAGATTGATAAAAAATAAATTCTATAATGATGTTCAGGCTTTATATGAAAAATGCCCTTCTAAAGAAGATTTAGCAGCGCTTTTAGGAAGAGCCAGAGCCAAAAAAGGAATGTTTGAAGGTGATCTTGAAGAAGGAGAACTCGAAATTGGGCAAATATCCGGATTGATCCATGAAATTTTGCCTGTAGAACAAATTGTTCAAGAAATGATGTCGGATTTTAGAACTGCAAGCGAAGAAAAGACTACATTTGAGTTTTAAATGTTTGCA from the Flavobacterium sp. genome contains:
- a CDS encoding S8 family serine peptidase, with the protein product MKYNFTFLLVLFSTVLFAQEDAWVYFTGKPNAQDFFNNPSQTLSQRSLDRRTAQNIALNLTDAPLETTYVDQVKTSTGITVLAQSKWLNALHIRGTQNDINALKLLSFVDKVVFANKTLNGTSKKASVNKISEVKKKLETAVDYAYGTSANQIQMLNGQTLHQQNFTGFGKIIAVLDAGFPGVNTAEPFQRLRDNNQILGGYDYVSRSTNFYAGDDHGTLVLSTMGGYKENSLVGTAPDASYYLFITENDASENPVEESYWVEAAEQADAVGADIITTSLGYFAFDNANYSHTYSNMNGTTNFITRGAEMAFSKGIFVVASAGNEGNQTENHIGSPADGVSVLTVGSVNALKVKASSSSIGPSFDNRTKPDVMAQGVAAVVSNTSGVITTANGTSFACPIMAGMVACLWQAFPSKTNQEIRNMIIQSADRYTTPDNNYGFGIPNFGSTLSVDVFQPVSNFSVFPNPAKSTISFSFETETASISIYTLLGQKVIEKQITSQNPVLSVENLTSGLYFYTFKSEGLQKTGKIIKQ
- the mnmA gene encoding tRNA 2-thiouridine(34) synthase MnmA, with amino-acid sequence MKRVVVGLSGGVDSSVAAYLLQQQGYEVIGLFMKNWHDDSVTISNECPWLEDSNDALLVAEKLGIPFQTVDLSEEYKEKIVDYMFNEYEKGRTPNPDVLCNREIKFDVFMKIALSLGADYVATGHYCQKSEIEVGGKTVYQLIAGNDVNKDQSYFLCQLSQEQLSKALFPIGALTKPEVREIAAEMELVTAEKKDSQGLCFIGKVRLPEFLQQKLQPKEGKIVQIDKNDPIYTIEKEAESLEDELKIEAQKLNYRPEMGKFMGNHQGAHYFTVGQRKGLNVGGTTDPLFVIATDVETNTIYTGLTSNHPGLFKKALFVGESEVHWIREDMALKPGEKMNVMARIRYRQPLQKATLHQFEDGMYVSFEEPQSAITEGQFVAWYLENELVGSGVIS
- a CDS encoding nitronate monooxygenase, whose product is MNRITTLFNIKYPIIQGGMIWNSGYKLASAVSNAGGLGLIGAGSMYPDVLREHIQKCKKATDKPFGVNIPMLYPNIEEIMNIVVEEGVKIVFTSAGNPKTWTSFLKEKGITVVHVVSSSVFALKAQEAGVDAIVAEGFEAGGHNGRDETTTLTLIPMVKEKVHIPLIAAGGIATGRGMLAAMILGADGVQVGSRFAASVESSAHNNFKETIVNIKEGDTQLTLKELAPVRLIKNKFYNDVQALYEKCPSKEDLAALLGRARAKKGMFEGDLEEGELEIGQISGLIHEILPVEQIVQEMMSDFRTASEEKTTFEF